A genomic region of Azoarcus sp. KH32C contains the following coding sequences:
- a CDS encoding FIST N-terminal domain-containing protein: MSPASFVLAHAANSDWQFALARARGELQSQIAERHSRHPDARPFTLGWCYLCDYYADEAEAILSALQAEFPNVSWVGTSALGVSATGVEYFDEPALVLMLAPLPRTAFRLFSGLQPLPMHPTDFPAHTALVHAEGSTPDVQELLQELAARTTTGYLFGGLSSARDRTLHIADHVLTGGLSGVAFGPEVDLISRVTQGCQPIGALRTITGSEDNYVLRLDGRPALACLLDDLGLDTELPTEEMLEALSGTLVGLSTGPSDVTAHPGQFGPDTLVRHLIGVDPQNQVLAIGDEVAEGMHLAFCTRDARAARADLVRIALEIRTELAGSGKAIAGALYVSCSGRGGPHFGGPHAELQTVRDVLGDVPLAGFFAGGEIARDRLYGYTGVLTAFAMPE; encoded by the coding sequence ATGTCCCCAGCCTCCTTCGTGCTTGCCCACGCGGCCAATTCCGACTGGCAGTTCGCGCTCGCCCGCGCACGCGGCGAGTTGCAGTCGCAGATCGCCGAACGCCACTCACGCCACCCCGATGCACGGCCCTTCACGCTCGGCTGGTGCTATCTCTGCGACTACTACGCGGACGAGGCCGAAGCCATTCTCTCCGCCCTGCAAGCCGAATTCCCCAATGTGTCCTGGGTCGGCACGAGCGCGCTGGGCGTCTCGGCGACCGGCGTCGAATACTTCGACGAGCCCGCGTTGGTGCTGATGTTGGCCCCGCTGCCGCGCACCGCCTTCCGCCTCTTTTCCGGCCTGCAGCCGCTGCCCATGCACCCGACGGACTTTCCGGCCCACACGGCGCTCGTCCACGCCGAAGGCAGCACGCCCGACGTGCAGGAGCTGCTGCAGGAACTTGCCGCGCGCACCACCACCGGCTACCTCTTCGGTGGCCTGTCGTCGGCCCGGGACCGTACGCTGCACATCGCCGACCACGTGCTCACCGGCGGCCTGTCCGGCGTCGCCTTCGGGCCGGAGGTCGACCTGATCTCGCGCGTCACGCAAGGCTGCCAGCCGATCGGCGCGCTCCGGACGATCACCGGCAGCGAAGACAACTACGTGCTGCGGCTCGACGGCCGCCCGGCGCTCGCCTGCCTGCTCGACGATCTCGGTCTCGACACCGAACTGCCGACCGAAGAGATGCTCGAAGCGCTGTCCGGCACGCTAGTCGGCCTCAGCACCGGCCCCAGCGATGTCACAGCGCACCCCGGTCAGTTCGGCCCCGACACTCTCGTGCGCCACCTTATCGGCGTCGATCCGCAAAACCAGGTGCTCGCCATCGGCGACGAAGTGGCCGAAGGCATGCATCTCGCGTTCTGCACGCGCGACGCCCGGGCCGCGCGCGCCGATCTCGTGCGCATCGCGCTCGAAATCCGCACCGAGCTCGCCGGCAGCGGAAAGGCCATCGCCGGCGCGCTCTACGTCAGCTGCTCCGGCCGCGGCGGTCCGCACTTCGGCGGCCCGCACGCCGAACTGCAGACCGTGCGCGACGTGCTCGGCGACGTGCCGCTCGCCGGTTTCTTCGCCGGCGGCGAGATCGCGCGCGACCGTCTCTACGGCTACACCGGCGTACTGACCGCCTTCGCGATGCCCGAGTGA
- a CDS encoding alpha/beta fold hydrolase, whose translation MNARPESVILVHGLWMHGLILTPLRRRLAAAGFDAHTWSYPSVTRKLATNAQAFAEHLAAIDAETVHLVGHSLGGLILLCALHLRPDPRVRRIVLMGSPYSGSRGATDLLRVPGLSLLVGPSVQDWLAAPPVPCPPGVDIGVIAGTHALGLVGTLVRLEAPNDGIVTVAETRCPDACDAITVHANHSGMLFSRACADQIVSFLRTGAFARETATAQDLRPHERI comes from the coding sequence ATGAACGCACGCCCCGAATCCGTCATCCTCGTCCATGGATTGTGGATGCACGGCCTCATCCTGACGCCGCTGCGGCGCCGGCTCGCCGCGGCCGGCTTCGACGCGCACACCTGGTCCTACCCCTCGGTCACGCGCAAGCTCGCGACCAACGCGCAGGCCTTCGCCGAGCACCTGGCCGCGATCGACGCCGAAACCGTGCATCTCGTCGGCCACAGCCTCGGCGGCCTGATCCTGCTCTGCGCATTGCACCTGCGCCCCGACCCACGCGTGCGGCGCATCGTGCTGATGGGCTCGCCCTACAGCGGTTCGCGCGGCGCGACCGACCTGCTGCGCGTGCCCGGCCTCTCGCTCCTCGTCGGCCCCTCGGTCCAGGACTGGCTCGCCGCCCCGCCCGTGCCCTGCCCGCCCGGCGTCGATATCGGCGTGATCGCCGGCACGCATGCGCTCGGCCTCGTCGGCACCCTGGTCCGGCTCGAAGCGCCCAACGACGGCATCGTCACCGTCGCCGAAACCCGCTGCCCGGACGCCTGCGATGCGATCACGGTACACGCCAATCACTCCGGCATGCTCTTTTCCCGCGCCTGTGCCGACCAGATCGTCAGCTTCCTGCGCACGGGTGCATTCGCCCGAGAAACCGCGACCGCACAGGATCTCCGGCCGCATGAGCGCATTTGA
- a CDS encoding phasin family protein yields the protein MTITPDTLAASIKSALATSETAALSSFEAAERLAALNLNTARSLFEDGIAAVRALIAVKTPNDLVAVQSALVQPAAEKAMSYFRSSYEIVAQGVEEAIKPFEAQYGELNKAVAEALEKAAKSAPVGSEVAVAAVQSAIAAANSAYDNLNKATRKVVAITEANVAATAKAAAKAVTPTTAKKTA from the coding sequence ATGACCATTACGCCCGACACCCTCGCCGCTTCCATCAAGAGCGCCCTTGCCACTTCGGAAACTGCCGCCCTCAGCAGCTTCGAGGCTGCCGAACGTCTGGCCGCCCTCAACCTCAACACCGCCCGCTCGCTGTTCGAAGACGGCATCGCCGCCGTGCGCGCGCTGATCGCCGTCAAGACCCCGAACGACCTGGTTGCCGTGCAGAGCGCGCTGGTGCAACCGGCCGCCGAAAAGGCCATGAGCTACTTCCGCAGCAGCTATGAAATCGTCGCGCAAGGTGTCGAAGAAGCGATCAAGCCCTTCGAAGCCCAGTACGGCGAACTCAACAAGGCCGTCGCCGAAGCGCTCGAGAAGGCTGCGAAGTCGGCTCCGGTCGGCTCCGAAGTCGCCGTCGCCGCCGTGCAGTCGGCGATCGCCGCCGCCAATTCGGCCTACGACAACCTGAACAAGGCGACCCGCAAGGTCGTCGCGATCACCGAAGCGAACGTCGCCGCGACCGCCAAGGCCGCTGCGAAGGCCGTCACGCCGACCACCGCGAAGAAGACTGCCTGA
- the yegQ gene encoding tRNA 5-hydroxyuridine modification protein YegQ yields the protein MTSPRHPASPRSTPELLAPAGSLQMMRTAFAYGADAVYAGQPRYSLRVRNNSFGKLDALEAGINEAHAAGKAFYLVSNIYPHNAKVRTFVEDMAPVVALKPDALIMADPGLIMMVRETWPEVDVHLSVQANTTNYAAVRFWQSIGIKRIILSRELSLDEIEDIRQACPEMELEVFVHGALCVAYSGRCLLSGYFNHRDPNQGTCTNSCRWDYKVHDANEDGTGDLHRCGSPGGQGMALGGGERHEAGQRVYLLEEGTRPGELMPIEEDEHGTYILNSKDLRAVEHVERLVKIGVDSLKIEGRTKSPYYVARVSQGYRRAIDDAMAGRPFDMRLLGELEGLANRGYTNGFYQRHHTPEHQNYLRGHSESGRSLLVGELLEVDAAAGFAHVEVKNGFGVGDRLEFIQPAGNVIAPLEALEDADRQPIARIPGAGKRVWVKLPEGLSPSVERPCFIARML from the coding sequence ATGACCTCCCCCCGACACCCCGCCTCCCCTCGCTCCACGCCCGAACTCCTCGCCCCCGCCGGCTCGCTGCAGATGATGCGCACCGCCTTCGCCTACGGGGCGGACGCCGTCTACGCCGGCCAGCCGCGCTACTCGCTACGCGTGCGCAACAACAGCTTCGGCAAGCTCGATGCGCTCGAAGCCGGCATCAACGAGGCGCACGCCGCCGGCAAGGCCTTCTATCTCGTCAGCAACATCTATCCGCACAACGCCAAGGTGCGCACCTTCGTCGAGGACATGGCGCCCGTCGTGGCCCTCAAGCCCGACGCGCTGATCATGGCCGACCCCGGCCTGATCATGATGGTGCGCGAGACCTGGCCCGAGGTCGACGTGCACCTCTCGGTGCAGGCCAACACGACCAACTACGCCGCGGTGCGCTTCTGGCAGTCCATCGGCATCAAACGCATCATCCTGTCGCGCGAGCTCTCACTCGACGAGATCGAGGACATCCGCCAGGCCTGCCCGGAGATGGAGCTCGAAGTCTTCGTGCACGGCGCGCTGTGTGTCGCCTACTCCGGCCGCTGCCTGCTGTCGGGCTACTTCAACCACCGAGACCCCAACCAGGGCACCTGCACCAACTCCTGCCGCTGGGACTACAAGGTCCACGACGCAAACGAGGACGGCACCGGCGACCTGCACCGCTGCGGCAGCCCGGGCGGCCAAGGGATGGCGCTCGGCGGCGGCGAACGCCACGAGGCCGGCCAACGCGTCTACCTCCTCGAGGAAGGCACCCGCCCCGGCGAATTGATGCCGATCGAGGAAGACGAGCACGGCACCTACATCCTCAATTCGAAGGACCTGCGCGCCGTCGAGCACGTCGAGCGGCTGGTGAAGATCGGCGTCGACTCGTTGAAGATCGAAGGCCGCACGAAGAGCCCTTACTACGTCGCCCGCGTGAGCCAGGGCTACCGCCGCGCGATCGACGACGCGATGGCGGGCCGCCCCTTCGACATGCGCCTGCTCGGCGAACTCGAAGGCCTCGCCAACCGCGGCTACACCAACGGCTTCTACCAGCGTCACCACACGCCCGAGCACCAGAACTACCTGCGCGGCCACTCCGAATCGGGCAGGAGCCTGCTCGTTGGCGAATTGTTGGAAGTCGATGCGGCCGCCGGCTTCGCCCACGTCGAGGTCAAGAACGGCTTCGGCGTCGGCGACCGGCTCGAATTCATCCAACCGGCCGGCAACGTCATCGCCCCGCTGGAAGCTCTCGAAGACGCCGACCGCCAGCCGATCGCGCGCATCCCCGGCGCCGGCAAACGCGTCTGGGTCAAGCTGCCGGAAGGCCTGAGCCCCTCCGTCGAGCGGCCCTGCTTCATCGCGCGAATGCTGTAA
- a CDS encoding DUF3592 domain-containing protein, which produces MGDTETSSGYRRHAIGVMLRVAFPLIGVFLLTLGTVGSITYGVLPLFDAVRSRHWQPVMATLEAVTVEPPTAMLRPPLERIGVRYRYVYDKAEYVGGRLDPQDGRYSHRRGKEVVERLRSQTELEVWVNPSNPRESLVHREVRPGVALYGLPAFAMAVAGGISLFAGMLAWDSVPLGTRRQDSNLS; this is translated from the coding sequence ATGGGTGATACCGAGACCTCCTCCGGCTACCGCAGGCATGCAATCGGGGTGATGCTGCGCGTCGCTTTTCCCTTGATAGGCGTGTTCCTGCTGACGCTGGGGACGGTGGGGAGCATTACCTACGGGGTATTGCCGCTTTTCGATGCGGTGCGTAGCCGGCATTGGCAGCCGGTGATGGCCACGCTCGAGGCCGTCACGGTGGAACCGCCGACCGCGATGTTGCGCCCGCCGCTCGAGCGCATCGGGGTCCGCTACCGCTACGTCTACGACAAGGCGGAATATGTCGGCGGCCGCCTCGATCCGCAGGACGGCCGGTATTCGCACCGGCGCGGCAAGGAGGTGGTCGAACGTCTGCGCAGCCAGACCGAGCTGGAAGTGTGGGTGAACCCGTCGAATCCTCGGGAATCGCTGGTGCACCGTGAAGTGCGGCCCGGGGTGGCGCTGTATGGGCTGCCTGCCTTCGCGATGGCGGTCGCGGGCGGCATCTCGCTGTTCGCCGGGATGCTGGCGTGGGACAGCGTGCCGCTGGGCACCCGCCGTCAGGACTCGAACCTGTCCTGA
- a CDS encoding ABC-F family ATPase codes for MLVAANITMQFGAKPLFENVSVKFGEGNRYGLIGANGAGKSTFMKILCGALESSAGNVSKDPNERMAYLRQDQFGYEDMRVLDVVMMGHEEMWTCMSEKDAIYANPEATEEDYMHAAELEGKFAEYDGYTAESRAGELLLGVGIGTELHNGPMKNVAPGWKLRVLLCQALFANPDILLLDEPTNNLDINTIRWLEDVLNQRNSTMVIISHDRHFLNQVCTHMADLDYGTITVYAGNYDDYMEASTLARQRQQAANSRAKEKIQDLQEFVRRFSANKSKAKQATSRLKLIDKLKPEDVKPSSRQYPWIRFDYDDKDKLHRLACEIENLSFGYEGMAKPLIDKFSIAIEAGEKVAIIGENGVGKTTLMKLLVGTELGGLSPQKGTIKWAEKAKPGYYAQDHSADFAGTEKLTEWIAEYARVTAGVTGEDLETLIRGTLGRLLFSGDEVRKPVNVISGGEQGRMLFGKLMLSRPNVLLMDEPTNHLDMESIESLNTGLEKFTGTLVFISHDREFVSSLATRIIEIKLDGRIIDYRGTYEEYLASQGLE; via the coding sequence GTGCTCGTCGCAGCCAACATCACCATGCAATTCGGGGCCAAGCCCCTGTTCGAGAACGTCTCCGTCAAGTTCGGCGAAGGCAACCGCTACGGCTTGATCGGCGCAAACGGCGCGGGCAAGTCGACCTTCATGAAGATCCTGTGCGGCGCGCTCGAATCCTCCGCCGGCAACGTCTCGAAGGACCCGAACGAGCGCATGGCCTACCTGCGCCAGGACCAGTTCGGCTACGAAGACATGCGCGTGCTCGACGTCGTCATGATGGGCCACGAGGAAATGTGGACCTGCATGTCCGAGAAGGACGCGATCTACGCGAATCCGGAAGCGACCGAAGAGGACTACATGCACGCGGCCGAACTCGAAGGCAAGTTCGCCGAGTACGACGGCTACACCGCCGAGTCGCGTGCGGGCGAGCTGCTGCTGGGCGTGGGCATCGGCACCGAGCTCCACAACGGCCCGATGAAGAACGTCGCGCCGGGCTGGAAGCTGCGCGTGCTGCTGTGCCAGGCCCTCTTCGCGAACCCCGACATCCTGTTGCTGGATGAGCCGACCAACAACCTCGACATCAACACCATCCGCTGGCTCGAGGACGTGCTCAACCAGCGCAACAGCACGATGGTCATCATCTCGCACGACCGCCACTTCCTGAACCAGGTCTGCACCCACATGGCCGACCTGGACTACGGCACGATCACCGTGTATGCCGGCAACTACGACGACTACATGGAAGCGTCGACCCTCGCGCGCCAGCGCCAGCAGGCCGCGAACTCCCGTGCGAAGGAAAAGATCCAGGACCTGCAGGAATTCGTGCGCCGCTTCTCGGCCAACAAGTCGAAGGCGAAGCAGGCCACCAGCCGCCTCAAGCTCATCGACAAGTTGAAGCCCGAGGACGTCAAGCCCTCGTCCCGCCAGTACCCGTGGATCCGCTTCGACTACGACGACAAGGACAAGCTGCACCGTCTCGCGTGCGAAATCGAGAACCTGTCCTTCGGCTACGAAGGCATGGCAAAGCCGCTGATCGACAAGTTCTCGATCGCGATCGAAGCCGGCGAGAAGGTCGCGATCATCGGCGAGAACGGCGTCGGCAAGACCACGCTGATGAAGCTGCTGGTCGGCACCGAGTTGGGCGGCCTGTCGCCGCAGAAGGGCACGATCAAGTGGGCCGAGAAGGCCAAGCCCGGCTACTACGCGCAGGACCACTCGGCCGACTTCGCCGGCACCGAGAAGCTCACCGAATGGATCGCGGAATACGCGCGCGTGACCGCCGGGGTCACCGGCGAGGACCTCGAGACGCTGATCCGCGGCACGTTGGGGCGGCTCCTCTTCTCCGGCGACGAGGTGCGCAAGCCCGTGAACGTCATCTCCGGCGGCGAGCAGGGCCGCATGCTCTTCGGCAAACTGATGCTGTCGCGCCCCAACGTGCTGCTGATGGACGAGCCGACCAACCACCTCGACATGGAATCGATCGAGTCGCTCAACACCGGGCTCGAGAAATTCACCGGGACGCTGGTGTTCATCTCGCACGACCGCGAGTTCGTGTCCTCACTCGCGACCCGCATCATCGAGATCAAGCTCGACGGCAGGATCATCGACTACCGCGGCACCTACGAGGAATACCTCGCCAGCCAGGGCCTGGAATAA
- a CDS encoding AsmA family protein: MAESPRPHARRVRHVLLALLVFLIGGVALGEIAGWPFLRSPLESRLAERFARPVRIAPPFRLHLLGAVRVHASGLWIAAPEGFDVPHLVDADDIDLRLRYQDLLALRESNQLHIDTIDVARIDAQLHRRAKGPATWQFGEPRPDQPETPPPTIAHLAVRNGTIDVDDAPTSTRLNATFTTDEGAAEGTPTSRAIVRGRLRGKPLDATLSAAGFLRLAENTAGAPPVPVKGRVAYGGVHAEFDGTVADLSGARDLRGTFSARGPSLSVLGQLFDIVLPTTSAFSLRGKLEKDGELWRAHVDNARVGSSAVHGRFSYDARRSPPRLEGDLGGERFILADLAPAFGTRNPDGTPVRPPPGRTLPDRELNLPELKRMDARIAVDLGLVDLGNAFSQQISPLRATLILEGGRLALTGIDARTAKGHLHGEVAVDANRRLPQWAANLGWEDIRLEDWIGASRKRATEAKAKGETKTPPPYFTGSLHGRAKLTGSGRSTAALVGSLNGEITLGVRNGSISHLVIEVLGLDVAQGLGMVLRGDEPLPVNCAVADLVTHDGQLTPRVALVDTAVTLVLLDGKVNLADEALDLRFTAKPRNVSPFTLRTPIHVRGHFVAPQVSPEAAPLAARAVAGIALGFVNPLAAIIPFLDPGDAVASPCQQSLAKLRP, from the coding sequence ATGGCCGAATCTCCGCGCCCTCACGCCCGTCGTGTGCGGCATGTCCTGCTGGCGCTGCTGGTGTTCCTGATCGGCGGCGTCGCGCTTGGCGAAATCGCCGGCTGGCCCTTCCTGCGGTCGCCGCTAGAAAGCCGGCTGGCCGAGCGCTTCGCGCGACCGGTGCGCATCGCCCCACCCTTCCGGCTGCATCTGCTGGGCGCCGTGCGCGTCCACGCCAGCGGTCTGTGGATCGCCGCGCCGGAAGGATTCGATGTGCCTCATCTGGTCGATGCCGACGATATCGATCTGAGGCTGCGCTACCAGGACCTGCTTGCATTGCGCGAGTCGAACCAGCTGCATATCGACACGATCGACGTCGCCCGCATCGACGCCCAATTGCACCGCCGAGCCAAGGGACCGGCAACTTGGCAGTTCGGCGAACCGCGCCCCGACCAGCCTGAGACGCCTCCGCCGACGATCGCACACCTGGCCGTCCGTAACGGCACGATCGACGTCGACGACGCCCCGACGTCCACGCGGCTCAACGCCACCTTTACGACCGACGAGGGCGCGGCCGAAGGCACGCCGACCTCGCGCGCGATCGTGCGCGGACGGCTGCGCGGAAAGCCGCTCGACGCGACGCTCAGCGCCGCGGGCTTCCTGCGGCTCGCCGAAAACACCGCGGGCGCGCCGCCCGTACCCGTGAAGGGCCGCGTCGCGTACGGCGGAGTGCATGCCGAATTCGACGGGACGGTCGCCGACCTCTCGGGCGCGCGCGACCTGCGCGGCACCTTCTCGGCGCGCGGGCCCTCGCTCAGCGTGCTGGGCCAGCTCTTCGACATCGTGCTGCCGACGACCTCCGCGTTCTCGCTGCGCGGCAAACTCGAAAAGGATGGCGAACTGTGGCGCGCCCACGTCGACAACGCGCGCGTCGGCAGCAGTGCGGTCCACGGTCGCTTCAGCTACGACGCCCGCAGATCGCCCCCGCGTCTGGAGGGCGACCTCGGCGGCGAACGCTTCATCCTCGCGGACCTGGCACCGGCCTTCGGTACCCGTAATCCCGACGGCACGCCGGTGCGGCCGCCGCCCGGACGCACGTTGCCGGACCGCGAACTGAACCTGCCCGAACTGAAGAGGATGGATGCGCGCATTGCTGTCGATCTCGGTCTCGTGGACCTCGGCAACGCGTTCTCGCAGCAGATCTCGCCGCTACGCGCGACCTTGATCCTGGAAGGCGGACGCCTCGCGCTGACCGGCATCGACGCCCGCACCGCGAAAGGGCATCTGCACGGCGAGGTCGCCGTCGATGCCAACCGCCGCCTGCCGCAATGGGCGGCCAACCTCGGCTGGGAGGACATCCGGCTGGAGGACTGGATCGGCGCTTCGCGCAAGCGTGCCACCGAAGCCAAAGCGAAGGGTGAAACGAAGACCCCGCCGCCCTACTTCACCGGCTCGCTGCACGGACGCGCCAAGCTCACCGGCAGCGGCCGATCAACCGCAGCGCTGGTCGGTTCGCTCAACGGCGAGATCACGCTCGGGGTGCGCAACGGCAGCATCTCGCACCTCGTCATCGAAGTCCTGGGCCTCGACGTCGCCCAGGGGCTGGGCATGGTTCTGCGCGGGGACGAACCCCTGCCCGTGAACTGCGCGGTCGCCGATCTCGTCACGCACGACGGCCAGCTCACACCGCGCGTCGCGCTGGTCGACACCGCGGTCACGCTGGTGCTGCTCGACGGCAAGGTCAATCTCGCCGACGAGGCGCTCGACCTGCGCTTCACGGCGAAGCCGCGCAACGTCTCGCCCTTCACGCTGCGCACGCCGATCCATGTGCGCGGCCACTTCGTCGCGCCGCAGGTCTCGCCCGAAGCCGCGCCGCTCGCCGCGCGGGCGGTCGCCGGCATCGCGCTCGGCTTCGTCAACCCGCTCGCCGCGATCATCCCCTTCCTCGACCCGGGCGACGCCGTCGCCTCCCCCTGCCAGCAGTCGCTCGCGAAGCTGCGTCCCTGA
- a CDS encoding PTS sugar transporter subunit IIA has product MIGIFLITHGTLGESLIQCACHVLNKRPAQIAQLGLSGQDDPLDMLPIARDMLGWVDNGHGVLMLTDIYGATPSNVAAKLLDPGHIEGIAGVNLPMLLRVLTYRERDMQTLVQRAVTGGCDGVLHIK; this is encoded by the coding sequence ATGATCGGCATTTTCCTGATAACCCACGGGACGCTCGGCGAGTCCCTCATCCAGTGTGCGTGCCACGTCCTCAACAAACGTCCGGCACAGATCGCGCAGCTGGGGTTGTCGGGCCAAGACGATCCACTCGACATGCTGCCGATTGCACGGGACATGCTCGGCTGGGTCGACAATGGGCATGGCGTGCTGATGCTGACGGACATCTACGGCGCGACCCCTTCGAACGTCGCAGCCAAGCTGCTCGACCCGGGCCATATCGAAGGCATCGCCGGCGTCAATCTGCCGATGCTGCTGCGCGTGCTGACCTACCGCGAACGCGACATGCAGACGCTCGTGCAGCGCGCGGTGACCGGCGGATGCGACGGCGTGCTGCATATCAAGTAG
- a CDS encoding HPr family phosphocarrier protein yields MPKAEVEIINKLGLHARASAKLTQTASSYGCDVWLERNGRRVNAKSIMGVMMLAAARGATITVETAGEDADAALQAILDLIADRFGEGE; encoded by the coding sequence ATGCCCAAAGCCGAAGTCGAAATCATCAACAAACTGGGACTGCATGCGCGCGCCTCGGCCAAACTCACGCAGACCGCCAGCAGTTACGGCTGTGACGTATGGCTCGAGCGCAACGGCCGGCGCGTCAACGCCAAGAGCATCATGGGCGTCATGATGCTCGCGGCCGCCCGCGGCGCGACGATCACCGTCGAAACGGCCGGAGAGGACGCCGACGCGGCCCTGCAGGCCATCCTCGACCTGATCGCCGACCGCTTCGGCGAAGGGGAGTAA
- the ptsP gene encoding phosphoenolpyruvate--protein phosphotransferase has translation MAFTLHGLPVSQGIAIGHVHLVSHAMLEVNHYHVAAKYLPEEVDRLNEAVATVQGELIGLKAATAGQPHSEVGAFVDLQLMMLADPMLIDAARELVTSRRCNAEWALVQQMELVVDQFDQIEDPYLRERKADVVQVVERLVKVLLGQPQHLPPKRRDGLGTIIVAHDLSPADTIGFRDHNITGFVTDVGGPTSHTAIVARSLRIPAVVGLHHIRQLVEEDELLIIDGTRGVVIVGPEESIVEEYRLRRSELELERSKLNRLKDTRATTLDGEDVNLLANIEGPKDLGQVKAVNADGVGLYRTEFLFIGRDSLPDEEEQYEAYRTVLKSLPGKPVTIRTFDVGADKALNGVSARFEPNPALGLRAIRYSLAEPQMFMTQLRALLRASVHGQLKIMIPMLAHAHEIDQTLRMIEKAKAELDEERHKYDPRVEVGGMIEVPAAALALGMFIRRLSFLSIGTNDLIQYTLAIDRSDEAVVHLYDPLHPAVLKLIGGTIQAGARFGLPVSVCGEMAGDPAYTLLLLGMGLRNFSMHPGHILEIKQQVLRADVDELAPRVQRILKMDEQSKVREAVMRLAS, from the coding sequence ATGGCCTTCACCCTCCACGGCCTTCCGGTCTCGCAGGGCATTGCCATCGGCCACGTCCATCTGGTGTCGCACGCGATGCTGGAGGTCAACCACTACCACGTCGCGGCGAAATACCTCCCCGAGGAGGTCGATCGCCTGAACGAGGCGGTGGCGACCGTGCAGGGGGAGCTGATTGGCCTGAAGGCCGCGACCGCCGGCCAGCCGCACAGCGAGGTCGGCGCCTTCGTCGACCTGCAGCTGATGATGCTCGCCGACCCGATGCTGATCGACGCCGCGCGCGAGCTCGTGACGAGTCGCCGCTGCAACGCCGAATGGGCGCTGGTGCAGCAGATGGAGCTCGTCGTCGACCAGTTCGACCAGATCGAGGACCCCTACCTGCGCGAACGCAAGGCCGACGTCGTGCAGGTCGTCGAGCGCCTCGTCAAGGTGCTGCTCGGCCAGCCGCAGCACCTGCCGCCCAAGCGCCGCGACGGACTGGGCACGATCATCGTCGCGCACGACCTGTCGCCCGCCGACACGATCGGCTTTCGCGACCACAACATCACCGGCTTCGTCACCGACGTCGGCGGCCCCACGAGCCACACCGCGATCGTCGCGCGCAGCCTGCGCATCCCGGCCGTGGTCGGCCTGCATCACATCCGCCAGCTCGTCGAGGAAGACGAACTGCTGATCATCGACGGCACGCGCGGCGTCGTCATCGTCGGCCCCGAAGAGAGCATCGTCGAGGAATACCGGCTGCGCCGCAGCGAGCTCGAGCTCGAACGCTCCAAGCTCAATCGCCTGAAGGACACGCGCGCGACGACGCTCGACGGCGAGGACGTGAATCTCCTCGCCAACATCGAGGGTCCGAAGGACCTCGGCCAGGTGAAGGCGGTCAATGCCGACGGCGTCGGTTTGTACCGCACCGAATTCCTCTTCATCGGCCGCGATTCGCTGCCCGACGAGGAAGAACAGTACGAGGCCTACCGCACGGTGCTGAAATCGCTGCCGGGCAAGCCGGTGACGATCCGCACCTTCGACGTCGGCGCCGACAAGGCGCTCAACGGCGTCAGCGCGCGCTTCGAGCCGAACCCGGCGCTGGGCCTGCGCGCGATCCGCTATTCGCTCGCCGAGCCGCAGATGTTCATGACGCAGCTGCGGGCATTGCTGCGCGCCTCGGTCCATGGCCAGCTCAAGATCATGATCCCGATGCTCGCGCATGCGCACGAGATCGACCAGACGCTGCGCATGATCGAAAAGGCCAAGGCCGAGCTCGACGAGGAGCGCCACAAGTACGACCCGCGCGTCGAGGTCGGCGGCATGATCGAGGTGCCGGCCGCGGCGCTCGCGCTCGGCATGTTCATCCGCCGCCTGTCCTTCCTGTCGATCGGCACCAACGACCTGATCCAGTACACGCTCGCGATTGACCGCTCCGACGAGGCGGTCGTGCATCTGTACGACCCGCTGCACCCCGCGGTGCTGAAGCTGATCGGCGGCACGATCCAGGCGGGCGCCCGCTTCGGCCTGCCGGTGTCGGTGTGCGGCGAAATGGCGGGCGACCCGGCCTACACGCTGCTGCTGCTCGGCATGGGGCTGCGCAACTTCTCGATGCACCCGGGGCACATCCTCGAGATCAAGCAGCAGGTGCTGCGCGCCGACGTCGACGAGCTCGCGCCGCGCGTGCAGCGCATCCTGAAGATGGACGAACAGTCGAAAGTGCGCGAAGCAGTGATGCGGCTGGCCAGCTAG